In Cydia pomonella isolate Wapato2018A chromosome 1, ilCydPomo1, whole genome shotgun sequence, one genomic interval encodes:
- the LOC133518987 gene encoding NADH dehydrogenase [ubiquinone] 1 alpha subcomplex subunit 2 isoform X2 translates to MSVRLGGALKELRIHLCQTNKQSAGVRDFIQQNYVSIKKENPGFPILIRECSGVEPKIWARYARACETVTPLSNLSAAQVMEIFRKLSG, encoded by the exons atgtcaGTACGTCTAGGCGGCGCACTAAAAGAACTCCGGATTCATCTGTGTCAAACCAATAAGCAATCTGCGGGCGTGAG GGATTTTATTCAGCAAAACTATGTATCTATCAAGAAAGAGAATCCCGGCTTTCCGATTTTGATTCGTGAGTGCAGCGGAGTTGAACCAAAAATCTGGGCCCGATATG CAAGAGCATGTGAAACAGTAACGCCATTAAGCAATTTGTCTGCTGCTCAAGTTATGGAAATATTTAGAAAACTGTCTGG ATAA
- the LOC133518987 gene encoding NADH dehydrogenase [ubiquinone] 1 alpha subcomplex subunit 2 isoform X1, producing MSVRLGGALKELRIHLCQTNKQSAGVRDFIQQNYVSIKKENPGFPILIRECSGVEPKIWARYDKGVERSTILTNLSAGDVLAAIKKLVK from the exons atgtcaGTACGTCTAGGCGGCGCACTAAAAGAACTCCGGATTCATCTGTGTCAAACCAATAAGCAATCTGCGGGCGTGAG GGATTTTATTCAGCAAAACTATGTATCTATCAAGAAAGAGAATCCCGGCTTTCCGATTTTGATTCGTGAGTGCAGCGGAGTTGAACCAAAAATCTGGGCCCGATATG ATAAAGGAGTGGAGCGCAGTACAATTCTCACAAATTTATCCGCTGGGGATGTTTTGGCCGCCATTAAAAagctagtaaaataa
- the LOC133518970 gene encoding probable pseudouridine-5'-phosphatase isoform X2: MYLCTKIAFKTVGRRFMSTNKFRSVTHCIFDMDGLLLDTELVYKKMVTQLCAAYGHEYTDELMMKVLGGTEQRLSEILCKELNLPVSAKQFRNQLLELGDTMLAGTPLLDGAEKLIRHLHKSKVPFALATSSSERSVVTKVAAHKELFKLFNHMVMGSSDPEVKFGKPNPDIFLVAAARFPDKPHPSQVSATNCQKHSFSALEYVSFADYTNKHTMLGLRRLSTRRHSGNFSWHASGYGA; encoded by the exons ATGTATTTATGTACtaaaattgcatttaaaacaGTCGGAAGACGATTTATGTCAACCAACAAGTTTCGAAGTGTTACGCATTGTATTTTTGATATGGATGGTCTGCTCTTAG ATACAGAACTTGTCTACAAGAAAATGGTCACTCAACTGTGTGCAGCATATGGACATGAATACACTGATGAACTTATGATGAAGGTTTTGGGGGGAACTGAGCAGCGTTTGTCTGAGATTCTGTGCAAGGAATTAAATCTTCCAGTGTCTGCAAAACAATTTAGAAATCAATTACTGGAACTAGGTGATACAATGCTTGCTGGAACTCCTCTATTAGATG GGGCAGAAAAATTAATAAGGCACCTACACAAAAGTAAAGTTCCATTTGCATTAGCAACTTCCTCTAGTGAAAGGTCTGTAGTTACTAAGGTAGCTGCACATAAAGAGTTGTTCAAATTATTTAACCATATGGTTATGGGAAGTAGTGACCCAGAAGTAAAATTTGGAAAGCCAAATCCGGACATATTTCTAGTTGCTGCAGCTCGATTTCCTGATAAACCACATCCGTCCCAG GTATCGGCTACTAACTGCCAAAAACATAGCTTCAGTGCATTGGAATATGTCTCGTTTGCTGATTATACGAACAAACATACAA TGCTTGGTCTTCGAAGACTCTCCACACGGCGTCACAGCGGGAATTTCAGCTGGCATGCAAGTGGTTATGGTGCCTGA
- the LOC133518970 gene encoding probable pseudouridine-5'-phosphatase isoform X1: MYLCTKIAFKTVGRRFMSTNKFRSVTHCIFDMDGLLLDTELVYKKMVTQLCAAYGHEYTDELMMKVLGGTEQRLSEILCKELNLPVSAKQFRNQLLELGDTMLAGTPLLDGAEKLIRHLHKSKVPFALATSSSERSVVTKVAAHKELFKLFNHMVMGSSDPEVKFGKPNPDIFLVAAARFPDKPHPSQCLVFEDSPHGVTAGISAGMQVVMVPDPHLDRKLTEHATMVLPTLSKFQPQLFGLPAMH, translated from the exons ATGTATTTATGTACtaaaattgcatttaaaacaGTCGGAAGACGATTTATGTCAACCAACAAGTTTCGAAGTGTTACGCATTGTATTTTTGATATGGATGGTCTGCTCTTAG ATACAGAACTTGTCTACAAGAAAATGGTCACTCAACTGTGTGCAGCATATGGACATGAATACACTGATGAACTTATGATGAAGGTTTTGGGGGGAACTGAGCAGCGTTTGTCTGAGATTCTGTGCAAGGAATTAAATCTTCCAGTGTCTGCAAAACAATTTAGAAATCAATTACTGGAACTAGGTGATACAATGCTTGCTGGAACTCCTCTATTAGATG GGGCAGAAAAATTAATAAGGCACCTACACAAAAGTAAAGTTCCATTTGCATTAGCAACTTCCTCTAGTGAAAGGTCTGTAGTTACTAAGGTAGCTGCACATAAAGAGTTGTTCAAATTATTTAACCATATGGTTATGGGAAGTAGTGACCCAGAAGTAAAATTTGGAAAGCCAAATCCGGACATATTTCTAGTTGCTGCAGCTCGATTTCCTGATAAACCACATCCGTCCCAG TGCTTGGTCTTCGAAGACTCTCCACACGGCGTCACAGCGGGAATTTCAGCTGGCATGCAAGTGGTTATGGTGCCTGATCCCCATTTAGATAGAAAACTGACTGAACATGCCACCATGGTTCTTCCTACTTTGTCTAAATTTCAACCACAGCTATTTGGATTACCAGCTAtgcactag